The Apium graveolens cultivar Ventura chromosome 6, ASM990537v1, whole genome shotgun sequence genome contains a region encoding:
- the LOC141664565 gene encoding glutathione S-transferase T3-like gives MNMNIEDLAVNKYERCNINETEEVRETIGQWKWVEDKLLISAWLNVSIDPLVGTDQKADAFWDRIRQYCEEYNPGVIKRGVMAMKKRWQRINEGAQKFGSCHDEALRRVGSGSNLDNIIEEANALHLKYYKKKSNFDNHWRELRRQPKRRTPKTSESSKRTKLSSSGTYSSEGNNDTPTSDEFEPIRPKGTKAAKRKGKGKATTAEVEEYEAFEANDLRKMTIMETVNEIRQKDI, from the exons ATGAATATGAACATTGAGGATTTAGCCGTTAATAAATATGAACGTTGTAATATCAAC GAAACCGAAGAGGTACGAGAAACTATTGGTCAGTGGAAGTGGGTTGAAGATAAACTCTTAATAAGTGCATGGTTGAATGTGTCAATCGATCCATTAGTCGGTACAGATCAAAAAGCCGATGCATTTTGGGACCGAATTCGTCAATATTGTGAAGAATATAATCCTGGTGTTATTAAGAGAGGAGTTATGGCAATGAAAAAAAGGTGGCAACGAATAAATGAAGGTGCTCAAAAATTTGGATCGTGTCATGATGAGGCTCTACGAAGAGTCGGGAGCGGTTCAAACTTGGACAACATAATTGAGGAAGCTAATGCACTTCATTTAAAATATTACAAGAAGAAGTCTAACTTTGACAATCATTGGCGTGAACTTCGTAGACAACCCAAGCGGAGAACTCCTAAAACTAGTGAAAGTTCTAAAAGAACTAAATTAAGTAGTTCTGGAACTTACTCATCGGAGGGAAATAATGATACGCCAACATCTGATGAATTTGAACCGATTCGTCCTAAAGGTACAAAAGCAGCTAAAAGGAAGGGAAAGGGGAAGGCAACAACAGCAGAAGTTGAAGAATATGAAGCTTTCGAAGCTAATGATTTGAGGAAAATGACTATAATGGAAACCGTGAATGAAATTCGTCAAAAAGACATTTAG